The following proteins are encoded in a genomic region of Pan troglodytes isolate AG18354 chromosome 2, NHGRI_mPanTro3-v2.0_pri, whole genome shotgun sequence:
- the P2RY13 gene encoding P2Y purinoceptor 13 has product MTAAIRRQRELSILPKVTLEAMNTTVMQGFNRSERCPRDTRIVQLVFPALYTVVFLTGILLNTLALWVFVHIPSSSTFIIYLKNTLVADLIMTLMLPFKILSDSHLAPWQLRAFVCRFSSVIFYETMYVGIVLLGLIAFDRFLKIIRPLRNIFLKKTVFAKTVSIFIWFFLFFISLPNMILSNKEATPSSVKKCASLKGPLGLKWHQMVNNICQFIFWTVFVLMLVFYVVIAKKVYDSYRKSKSKDRKNNKKLEGKVFVVVAVFFVCFAPFHFARVPYTHSQTNNKTDCRLQNQLFIAKETTLFLAATNICMDPLIYIFLCKKFTEKLPCIQGRKTTASSQENHSSQTDNITLG; this is encoded by the exons ATGACTGCCGCCATAAGAAGACAGAGAGAACTGAGTATCCTCCCAAAG GTGACACTGGAAGCAATGAACACCACAGTGATGCAAGGCTTCAACAGATCTGAGCGGTGCCCCAGAGACACTCGGATAGTACAGCTGGTATTCCCAGCCCTCTACACAGTGGTTTTCTTGACCGGCATCCTGCTGAATACTTTGGCTCTGTGGGTGTTTGTTCACATCCCCAGCTCCTCCACCTTCATCATCTACCTCAAAAACACTTTGGTGGCCGACTTGATAATGACACTCATGCTTCCTTTCAAAATCCTCTCTGACTCACACCTGGCACCCTGGCAGCTCAGAGCTTTTGTGTGTCGTTTTTCTTCGGTGATATTTTATGAGACCATGTATGTGGGCATCGTGCTGTTAGGGCTCATAGCCTTTGACAGATTCCTCAAGATCATCAGacctttgagaaatatttttctaaaaaaaactgtttttgcaAAAACGGTCTCAATCTTCATCTGGTTCTTTTTGTTCTTCATCTCCCTGCCAAATATGATCTTGAGCAACAAGGAAGCAACACCATCGTCTGTGAAAAAGTGTGCTTCCTTAAAGGGGCCTCTGGGGCTGAAATGGCATCAAATGGTAAATAACATATGCCAGTTTATTTTCTGGACTGTTTTTGTCCTAATGCTTGTGTTTTATGTGGTTATTGCAAAAAAAGTATATGATTCTTATAGAAAGTCCAAAAGTAAGgacagaaaaaacaacaaaaagctggAAGGCAAAGTATTTGTTGTCGTGGCTGTCTTCTTTGTGTGTTTTGCTCCATTTCATTTTGCCAGAGTTCCATATACTCACAGTCAAACCAACAATAAGACTGACTGTAGACTGCAAAATCAACTGTTTATTGCTAAAGAAACAACTCTCTTTTTGGCAGCAACTAACATTTGTATGGATCCGCTAATATACATATTCTTATgtaaaaaattcacagaaaagcTACCATGTATACAAGGGAGAAAGACCACAGCATCAAGCCAAGAAAATCATAGCAGTCAGACAGACAATATAACCTTAGGCTGA